The following are encoded in a window of Primulina eburnea isolate SZY01 chromosome 4, ASM2296580v1, whole genome shotgun sequence genomic DNA:
- the LOC140829548 gene encoding probable pre-mRNA-splicing factor ATP-dependent RNA helicase DEAH2 isoform X4 gives MGTERKRKVSLFDVVDEASVSVKISRANGNDGMAASASTINRWNGRAFSQRYFEILDKRKSLPVWHQKDEFFQALKANQALILVGETGSGKTTQIPQFVLEAIEMESPDKRKKFMVGCTQPRRVAAMSVSRRVAEEMDVTIGEEVGYSIRFEDCSSARTVLKYLTDGMLLREAMTDPLLERYKVIILDEAHERTLATDVLFGLLKEVLKNRPDLKLVVMSATLEAEKFQGYFHGAPLMKVPGRLHPVEIFYTQDPERDYLEAAIKTVIQIHTFEGPGDILVFLTGEEEIEDACRKMTKEIANIGDHVGPVKIVPLYSTLPPAMQQKIFESAPPPVVEGGPPGRKIVVSTNIAETSLTIDGIVYVIDPGFAKQKVYNPRIRVESLLVSPISKASAHQRSGRAGRTQPGKCFRLYTEKSFNNDLVAQTYPEILRSNLANTVLTLKKLGIDDLVHFDFMDPPAPETLMRALEVLNYLGALDDDGNLTKLGEIMSELPLDPQMAKMLVVSPEFNCSNEILSVSAMLSDSCSFSVFSHEANGIFSPLCIC, from the exons ATGGGAACAGAGAGGAAAAGGAAGGTAAGCCTGTTTGACGTGGTGGACGAGGCATCGGTGTCGGTTAAGATATCCAGAGCCAATGGAAACGATGGCATGGCTGCTTCTGCTTCGACAATTAACCGATGGAATGGAAGGGCTTTCTCTCAGAGATATTTTGAGATTCTGGATAAGAGGAAGTCCCTCCCCGTTTGGCATCAGAAAGATGAGTTCTTTCAGGCGCTTAAAGCTAATCAAGCCCTAATTCTTGTTGGGGAAACTGGCAGTGGCAAAACCACTCAG ATTCCTCAGTTTGTTCTGGAGGCTATAGAGATGGAGTCCCCAGATAAGCGCAAGAAGTTCATGGTTGGATGCACCCAACCTCGGAGAGTGGCTGCAATGTCTGTTTCAAGAAGAGTGGCCGAAGAGATGGATGTGACTATTGGGGAGGAGGTTGGTTATAGTATTCGTTTTGAAGACTGCAGCAGTGCTAGAACAGTTTTGAA ATACTTAACAGATGGTATGCTTCTGAGAGAAGCCATGACTGATCCACTCTTGGAGAGATACAAAGTGATCATACTTGATGAGGCTCATGAGAGAACTTTGGCAACAGATGTTCTTTTTGGACTTCTGAAGGAAGTGTTGAAAAATAGGCCTGACTTGAAGCTAGTAGTCATGAGTGCTACGCTTGAGGCTGAAAAATTTCAGGGTTATTTTCATGGTGCACCACTAATGAAAGTGCCGGGAAGGCTTCATCCAGTTGAGATTTTTTACACACAGGATCCTGAAAGAGATTACCTGGAAGCCGCTATTAAGACTGTCATTCAGATACACACTTTTGAAGGTCCTGGGGATATACTTGTGTTTTTAACTGGAGAAGAGGAAATTGAAGATGCTTGTCGCAAGATGACTAAAGAAATAGCCAACATTGGAGATCATGTTGGACCAGTTAAAATAGTACCACTATACTCCACCCTTCCTCCAGCTATGCAGCAGAAGATTTTTGAATCTGCACCACCCCCAGTGGTGGAGGGTGGTCCACCAGGAAGGAAGATTGTcgtgtccacaaatattgccgAAACCTCTTTAACTATTGATGGTATAGTTTATGTTATAGATCCAGGGTTTGCAAAACAGAAGGTATATAACCCACGGATTCGTGTTGAGTCTCTCTTGGTTTCACCTATATCAAAGGCTAGTGCTCATCAGCGTTCAGGGCGTGCTGGTAGAACTCAACCAGGCAAGTGTTTCAGGCTCTACACTGAAAAAAGTTTCAATAATGATCTTGTGGCGCAGACATATCCAGAGATACTGCGGTCAAACCTTGCAAATACAGTACTCACATTGAAGAAACTGGGAATAGACGATTTGGTCCATTTTGATTTTATGGACCCACCCGCTCCAGAGACACTGATGAGAGCACTGGAGGTCTTGAATTACTTAGGGGCCCTTGATGATGATGGGAATTTGACCAAGTTAGGTGAAATCATGAGTGAACTTCCATTAGATCCTCAAATGGCAAAAATGCTAGTTGTCAGCCCAGAATTCAATTGTTCAAACGAGATTCTTTCAGTATCTGCTATGCTTTCAG ATAGTTGCAGTTTCTCAGTATTCTCTCATGAAGCAAATGGTATCTTCTCGCCTCTATGCATCTGCTGA
- the LOC140829548 gene encoding probable pre-mRNA-splicing factor ATP-dependent RNA helicase DEAH2 isoform X3, whose product MGTERKRKVSLFDVVDEASVSVKISRANGNDGMAASASTINRWNGRAFSQRYFEILDKRKSLPVWHQKDEFFQALKANQALILVGETGSGKTTQIPQFVLEAIEMESPDKRKKFMVGCTQPRRVAAMSVSRRVAEEMDVTIGEEVGYSIRFEDCSSARTVLKYLTDGMLLREAMTDPLLERYKVIILDEAHERTLATDVLFGLLKEVLKNRPDLKLVVMSATLEAEKFQGYFHGAPLMKVPGRLHPVEIFYTQDPERDYLEAAIKTVIQIHTFEGPGDILVFLTGEEEIEDACRKMTKEIANIGDHVGPVKIVPLYSTLPPAMQQKIFESAPPPVVEGGPPGRKIVVSTNIAETSLTIDGIVYVIDPGFAKQKVYNPRIRVESLLVSPISKASAHQRSGRAGRTQPGKCFRLYTEKSFNNDLVAQTYPEILRSNLANTVLTLKKLGIDDLVHFDFMDPPAPETLMRALEVLNYLGALDDDGNLTKLGEIMSELPLDPQMAKMLVVSPEFNCSNEILSVSAMLSVSQYSLMKQMVSSRLYASADLPWASSVIINFFSSTQLLCPA is encoded by the exons ATGGGAACAGAGAGGAAAAGGAAGGTAAGCCTGTTTGACGTGGTGGACGAGGCATCGGTGTCGGTTAAGATATCCAGAGCCAATGGAAACGATGGCATGGCTGCTTCTGCTTCGACAATTAACCGATGGAATGGAAGGGCTTTCTCTCAGAGATATTTTGAGATTCTGGATAAGAGGAAGTCCCTCCCCGTTTGGCATCAGAAAGATGAGTTCTTTCAGGCGCTTAAAGCTAATCAAGCCCTAATTCTTGTTGGGGAAACTGGCAGTGGCAAAACCACTCAG ATTCCTCAGTTTGTTCTGGAGGCTATAGAGATGGAGTCCCCAGATAAGCGCAAGAAGTTCATGGTTGGATGCACCCAACCTCGGAGAGTGGCTGCAATGTCTGTTTCAAGAAGAGTGGCCGAAGAGATGGATGTGACTATTGGGGAGGAGGTTGGTTATAGTATTCGTTTTGAAGACTGCAGCAGTGCTAGAACAGTTTTGAA ATACTTAACAGATGGTATGCTTCTGAGAGAAGCCATGACTGATCCACTCTTGGAGAGATACAAAGTGATCATACTTGATGAGGCTCATGAGAGAACTTTGGCAACAGATGTTCTTTTTGGACTTCTGAAGGAAGTGTTGAAAAATAGGCCTGACTTGAAGCTAGTAGTCATGAGTGCTACGCTTGAGGCTGAAAAATTTCAGGGTTATTTTCATGGTGCACCACTAATGAAAGTGCCGGGAAGGCTTCATCCAGTTGAGATTTTTTACACACAGGATCCTGAAAGAGATTACCTGGAAGCCGCTATTAAGACTGTCATTCAGATACACACTTTTGAAGGTCCTGGGGATATACTTGTGTTTTTAACTGGAGAAGAGGAAATTGAAGATGCTTGTCGCAAGATGACTAAAGAAATAGCCAACATTGGAGATCATGTTGGACCAGTTAAAATAGTACCACTATACTCCACCCTTCCTCCAGCTATGCAGCAGAAGATTTTTGAATCTGCACCACCCCCAGTGGTGGAGGGTGGTCCACCAGGAAGGAAGATTGTcgtgtccacaaatattgccgAAACCTCTTTAACTATTGATGGTATAGTTTATGTTATAGATCCAGGGTTTGCAAAACAGAAGGTATATAACCCACGGATTCGTGTTGAGTCTCTCTTGGTTTCACCTATATCAAAGGCTAGTGCTCATCAGCGTTCAGGGCGTGCTGGTAGAACTCAACCAGGCAAGTGTTTCAGGCTCTACACTGAAAAAAGTTTCAATAATGATCTTGTGGCGCAGACATATCCAGAGATACTGCGGTCAAACCTTGCAAATACAGTACTCACATTGAAGAAACTGGGAATAGACGATTTGGTCCATTTTGATTTTATGGACCCACCCGCTCCAGAGACACTGATGAGAGCACTGGAGGTCTTGAATTACTTAGGGGCCCTTGATGATGATGGGAATTTGACCAAGTTAGGTGAAATCATGAGTGAACTTCCATTAGATCCTCAAATGGCAAAAATGCTAGTTGTCAGCCCAGAATTCAATTGTTCAAACGAGATTCTTTCAGTATCTGCTATGCTTTCAG TTTCTCAGTATTCTCTCATGAAGCAAATGGTATCTTCTCGCCTCTATGCATCTGCTGACCTTCCATGGGCCTCGTCTGTGATTATCAATTTTTTCTCTAGTACCCAATTGCTTTGTCCGGCCTAG
- the LOC140829548 gene encoding probable pre-mRNA-splicing factor ATP-dependent RNA helicase DEAH2 isoform X2: MESPDKRKKFMVGCTQPRRVAAMSVSRRVAEEMDVTIGEEVGYSIRFEDCSSARTVLKYLTDGMLLREAMTDPLLERYKVIILDEAHERTLATDVLFGLLKEVLKNRPDLKLVVMSATLEAEKFQGYFHGAPLMKVPGRLHPVEIFYTQDPERDYLEAAIKTVIQIHTFEGPGDILVFLTGEEEIEDACRKMTKEIANIGDHVGPVKIVPLYSTLPPAMQQKIFESAPPPVVEGGPPGRKIVVSTNIAETSLTIDGIVYVIDPGFAKQKVYNPRIRVESLLVSPISKASAHQRSGRAGRTQPGKCFRLYTEKSFNNDLVAQTYPEILRSNLANTVLTLKKLGIDDLVHFDFMDPPAPETLMRALEVLNYLGALDDDGNLTKLGEIMSELPLDPQMAKMLVVSPEFNCSNEILSVSAMLSVPNCFVRPREAQKAADEAKARFGHIDGDHLTLLNVYHAYKQNKEDPQWCYENFVNHRALKSADNVRQQLARIMARFNLKLCSTDFNSRDYYVNIRKAMLAGYFMQVAHLERTGHYLTVKDNQVVHLHPSNCLDHKPEWVIYNEYVLTSRNFIRTVTDVRGEWLIDIAPHYYDLSNFPNCEAKRQLEKLYKKRENSREEGKNRK; the protein is encoded by the exons ATGGAGTCCCCAGATAAGCGCAAGAAGTTCATGGTTGGATGCACCCAACCTCGGAGAGTGGCTGCAATGTCTGTTTCAAGAAGAGTGGCCGAAGAGATGGATGTGACTATTGGGGAGGAGGTTGGTTATAGTATTCGTTTTGAAGACTGCAGCAGTGCTAGAACAGTTTTGAA ATACTTAACAGATGGTATGCTTCTGAGAGAAGCCATGACTGATCCACTCTTGGAGAGATACAAAGTGATCATACTTGATGAGGCTCATGAGAGAACTTTGGCAACAGATGTTCTTTTTGGACTTCTGAAGGAAGTGTTGAAAAATAGGCCTGACTTGAAGCTAGTAGTCATGAGTGCTACGCTTGAGGCTGAAAAATTTCAGGGTTATTTTCATGGTGCACCACTAATGAAAGTGCCGGGAAGGCTTCATCCAGTTGAGATTTTTTACACACAGGATCCTGAAAGAGATTACCTGGAAGCCGCTATTAAGACTGTCATTCAGATACACACTTTTGAAGGTCCTGGGGATATACTTGTGTTTTTAACTGGAGAAGAGGAAATTGAAGATGCTTGTCGCAAGATGACTAAAGAAATAGCCAACATTGGAGATCATGTTGGACCAGTTAAAATAGTACCACTATACTCCACCCTTCCTCCAGCTATGCAGCAGAAGATTTTTGAATCTGCACCACCCCCAGTGGTGGAGGGTGGTCCACCAGGAAGGAAGATTGTcgtgtccacaaatattgccgAAACCTCTTTAACTATTGATGGTATAGTTTATGTTATAGATCCAGGGTTTGCAAAACAGAAGGTATATAACCCACGGATTCGTGTTGAGTCTCTCTTGGTTTCACCTATATCAAAGGCTAGTGCTCATCAGCGTTCAGGGCGTGCTGGTAGAACTCAACCAGGCAAGTGTTTCAGGCTCTACACTGAAAAAAGTTTCAATAATGATCTTGTGGCGCAGACATATCCAGAGATACTGCGGTCAAACCTTGCAAATACAGTACTCACATTGAAGAAACTGGGAATAGACGATTTGGTCCATTTTGATTTTATGGACCCACCCGCTCCAGAGACACTGATGAGAGCACTGGAGGTCTTGAATTACTTAGGGGCCCTTGATGATGATGGGAATTTGACCAAGTTAGGTGAAATCATGAGTGAACTTCCATTAGATCCTCAAATGGCAAAAATGCTAGTTGTCAGCCCAGAATTCAATTGTTCAAACGAGATTCTTTCAGTATCTGCTATGCTTTCAG TACCCAATTGCTTTGTCCGGCCTAGGGAGGCGCAAAAGGCTGCAGATGAAGCAAAAGCCCGGTTCGGTCACATCGATGGGGATCACCTCACTCTGTTGAATGTGTATCATGCATACAAGCAAAACA AGGAAGATCCACAATGGTGCTATGAGAATTTTGTCAATCATAGGGCTCTTAAATCTGCGGACAATGTTAGACAACAGCTAGCTCGCATAATGGCTAGGTTCAATCTGAAGTTATGCAGCACGGATTTTAATAGTCGTGATTACTATGTGAATATTAGGAAGGCTATGCTAGCTGGATATTTCATGCAAGTTGCCCATTTGGAGCGCACAGGCCACTATCTGACAGTAAAAGATAATCAA GTTGTACATTTGCACCCGTCAAATTGCCTGGACCATAAGCCAGAGTGGGTTATCTACAACGAATACGTTCTGACAAGCAGGAATTTTATCCGTACTGTAACGGATGTGCGTGGTGAATG GTTGATTGACATTGCTCCCCACTATTATGATTTGAGTAATTTCCCGAATTGTGAGGCGAAGCGGCAACTGGAGAAGTTATATAAGAAGCGGGAGAACTCGAGGGAGGAGGGCAAGAATAGGAAGTGA
- the LOC140829550 gene encoding squamosa promoter-binding-like protein 3, with the protein MIFDDGEINGGSFNPSGGGGVSSASGSDGDHGSSAKSSISASVDSSTKDGMQTPNFRFMSSGNFGKKMDMNGTEISGTSPPLNALVEPLIDLKLGKKTYFENSGNMGNTKTESFFVMPTSSSSTPKKTKFSGQNTPMPRCQVEDCHLDLSMAKEYHRKHRVCDSHSKCPKVIVGGVERRFCQQCSRFHGLSEFDEKKRSCRRRLSHHNARRRKPQKETIQFKAGLSSQFYGGRQQMSFLPNNTPILHSPTPARSIWDSTCNPEFTITKGYSLKYNGYGMTDEQLHVPGPSIKFNMHGNTASFLASKNFASEILNSGSEGALRFSQVDAAPEYDRALSLLSTNSWGSESIAIHENVANFTHPMIQHSILESVPLASSEMWLSGQQSTDSGPQLLATTYKFQENHLLKTTYEPDFYPSILN; encoded by the exons ATGATTTTTGATGATGGAGAAATCAATGGCGGATCCTTCAATCCGTCAGGCGGCGGTGGAGTGAGTAGTGCCTCTGGCTCTGATGGTGATCACGGCTCTTCAGCTAAAAGCTCGATTTCAGCTTCTGTGGATTCCTCTACAAAGGATGGGATGCAAACTCCTAACTTCAGGTTCATGTCCTCTGGaaattttggaaagaaaatggACATGAATGGAACTGAGATTTCTGGAACTTCTCCACCTTTGAATGCTTTAGTGGAACCGCTAATTGATCTGAAACTTGGAAAGAAGACTTATTTTGAGAATAGTGGGAACATGGGAAATACTAAGACGGAATCATTTTTTGTGATGCCTACTTCGTCCAGCAGTACACCtaagaaaacaaaattttctggTCAGAATACCCCTATGCCACGGTGTCAAGTCGAGGACTGCCATCTTGATCTTTCAATGGCCAAGGAATATCACAGAAAGCACAGAGTTTGTGATAGCCATTCTAAATGTCCAAAGGTTATTGTTGGAGGTGTTGAACGTCGTTTTTGCCAGCAGTGTAGCAG GTTTCATGGTTTGTCTGAATTTGATGAAAAGAAGCGCAGTTGTCGAAGAAGACTTTCTCATCATAATGCACGACGTCGGAAGCCACAGAAGGAAACTATCCAGTTTAAAGCAGGGCTTTCATCGCAATTTTATG GAGGAAGGCAACAAATGAGTTTTCTGCCTAACAACACCCCAATTCTTCATTCTCCAACTCCTGCACGTTCTATATGGGATAGCACATGCAACCCCGAGTTCACTATTACTAAAGGATATTCTTTGAAGTATAATGGATATGGAATGACTGATGAGCAATTGCATGTACCAGGTCCAAGTATCAAGTTCAATATGCATGGGAATACAGCCAGTTTTTTGGCATCCAAGAATTTCGCATCTGAGATCTTGAATTCAG GTTCCGAGGGAGCCCTTAGGTTTTCCCAAGTAGATGCAGCACCGGAGTATGACCGTGCTCTCTCTCTTCTGTCAACTAATTCCTGGGGTTCAGAATCCATTGCAATTCATGAAAATGTTGCCAACTTCACTCATCCTATGATACAGCATTCGATACTAGAAAGCGTTCCCCTCGCTTCTTCGGAAATGTGGCTGTCTGGACAGCAGTCCACTGATTCCGGACCTCAATTATTGGCCACGACCTACAAATTTCAGGAAAACCACCTTCTCAAAACGACGTACGAGCCTGATTTTTATCCCAGTATCTTGAACTGA
- the LOC140829548 gene encoding probable pre-mRNA-splicing factor ATP-dependent RNA helicase DEAH3 isoform X1, giving the protein MGTERKRKVSLFDVVDEASVSVKISRANGNDGMAASASTINRWNGRAFSQRYFEILDKRKSLPVWHQKDEFFQALKANQALILVGETGSGKTTQIPQFVLEAIEMESPDKRKKFMVGCTQPRRVAAMSVSRRVAEEMDVTIGEEVGYSIRFEDCSSARTVLKYLTDGMLLREAMTDPLLERYKVIILDEAHERTLATDVLFGLLKEVLKNRPDLKLVVMSATLEAEKFQGYFHGAPLMKVPGRLHPVEIFYTQDPERDYLEAAIKTVIQIHTFEGPGDILVFLTGEEEIEDACRKMTKEIANIGDHVGPVKIVPLYSTLPPAMQQKIFESAPPPVVEGGPPGRKIVVSTNIAETSLTIDGIVYVIDPGFAKQKVYNPRIRVESLLVSPISKASAHQRSGRAGRTQPGKCFRLYTEKSFNNDLVAQTYPEILRSNLANTVLTLKKLGIDDLVHFDFMDPPAPETLMRALEVLNYLGALDDDGNLTKLGEIMSELPLDPQMAKMLVVSPEFNCSNEILSVSAMLSVPNCFVRPREAQKAADEAKARFGHIDGDHLTLLNVYHAYKQNKEDPQWCYENFVNHRALKSADNVRQQLARIMARFNLKLCSTDFNSRDYYVNIRKAMLAGYFMQVAHLERTGHYLTVKDNQVVHLHPSNCLDHKPEWVIYNEYVLTSRNFIRTVTDVRGEWLIDIAPHYYDLSNFPNCEAKRQLEKLYKKRENSREEGKNRK; this is encoded by the exons ATGGGAACAGAGAGGAAAAGGAAGGTAAGCCTGTTTGACGTGGTGGACGAGGCATCGGTGTCGGTTAAGATATCCAGAGCCAATGGAAACGATGGCATGGCTGCTTCTGCTTCGACAATTAACCGATGGAATGGAAGGGCTTTCTCTCAGAGATATTTTGAGATTCTGGATAAGAGGAAGTCCCTCCCCGTTTGGCATCAGAAAGATGAGTTCTTTCAGGCGCTTAAAGCTAATCAAGCCCTAATTCTTGTTGGGGAAACTGGCAGTGGCAAAACCACTCAG ATTCCTCAGTTTGTTCTGGAGGCTATAGAGATGGAGTCCCCAGATAAGCGCAAGAAGTTCATGGTTGGATGCACCCAACCTCGGAGAGTGGCTGCAATGTCTGTTTCAAGAAGAGTGGCCGAAGAGATGGATGTGACTATTGGGGAGGAGGTTGGTTATAGTATTCGTTTTGAAGACTGCAGCAGTGCTAGAACAGTTTTGAA ATACTTAACAGATGGTATGCTTCTGAGAGAAGCCATGACTGATCCACTCTTGGAGAGATACAAAGTGATCATACTTGATGAGGCTCATGAGAGAACTTTGGCAACAGATGTTCTTTTTGGACTTCTGAAGGAAGTGTTGAAAAATAGGCCTGACTTGAAGCTAGTAGTCATGAGTGCTACGCTTGAGGCTGAAAAATTTCAGGGTTATTTTCATGGTGCACCACTAATGAAAGTGCCGGGAAGGCTTCATCCAGTTGAGATTTTTTACACACAGGATCCTGAAAGAGATTACCTGGAAGCCGCTATTAAGACTGTCATTCAGATACACACTTTTGAAGGTCCTGGGGATATACTTGTGTTTTTAACTGGAGAAGAGGAAATTGAAGATGCTTGTCGCAAGATGACTAAAGAAATAGCCAACATTGGAGATCATGTTGGACCAGTTAAAATAGTACCACTATACTCCACCCTTCCTCCAGCTATGCAGCAGAAGATTTTTGAATCTGCACCACCCCCAGTGGTGGAGGGTGGTCCACCAGGAAGGAAGATTGTcgtgtccacaaatattgccgAAACCTCTTTAACTATTGATGGTATAGTTTATGTTATAGATCCAGGGTTTGCAAAACAGAAGGTATATAACCCACGGATTCGTGTTGAGTCTCTCTTGGTTTCACCTATATCAAAGGCTAGTGCTCATCAGCGTTCAGGGCGTGCTGGTAGAACTCAACCAGGCAAGTGTTTCAGGCTCTACACTGAAAAAAGTTTCAATAATGATCTTGTGGCGCAGACATATCCAGAGATACTGCGGTCAAACCTTGCAAATACAGTACTCACATTGAAGAAACTGGGAATAGACGATTTGGTCCATTTTGATTTTATGGACCCACCCGCTCCAGAGACACTGATGAGAGCACTGGAGGTCTTGAATTACTTAGGGGCCCTTGATGATGATGGGAATTTGACCAAGTTAGGTGAAATCATGAGTGAACTTCCATTAGATCCTCAAATGGCAAAAATGCTAGTTGTCAGCCCAGAATTCAATTGTTCAAACGAGATTCTTTCAGTATCTGCTATGCTTTCAG TACCCAATTGCTTTGTCCGGCCTAGGGAGGCGCAAAAGGCTGCAGATGAAGCAAAAGCCCGGTTCGGTCACATCGATGGGGATCACCTCACTCTGTTGAATGTGTATCATGCATACAAGCAAAACA AGGAAGATCCACAATGGTGCTATGAGAATTTTGTCAATCATAGGGCTCTTAAATCTGCGGACAATGTTAGACAACAGCTAGCTCGCATAATGGCTAGGTTCAATCTGAAGTTATGCAGCACGGATTTTAATAGTCGTGATTACTATGTGAATATTAGGAAGGCTATGCTAGCTGGATATTTCATGCAAGTTGCCCATTTGGAGCGCACAGGCCACTATCTGACAGTAAAAGATAATCAA GTTGTACATTTGCACCCGTCAAATTGCCTGGACCATAAGCCAGAGTGGGTTATCTACAACGAATACGTTCTGACAAGCAGGAATTTTATCCGTACTGTAACGGATGTGCGTGGTGAATG GTTGATTGACATTGCTCCCCACTATTATGATTTGAGTAATTTCCCGAATTGTGAGGCGAAGCGGCAACTGGAGAAGTTATATAAGAAGCGGGAGAACTCGAGGGAGGAGGGCAAGAATAGGAAGTGA
- the LOC140830010 gene encoding flavonoid 3',5'-methyltransferase-like — MKETFNHPTILKSHALGKYILETFAYPREHEQLEAIRKATIEKYSYMSAMSITADVGSLLSMLVKIMNAKKTVEVGVFTGYSLLSTALALPDDGKIMAIDIDREAYETGLPFIQKAKVEHKIQFIQSDATEVLKGLSAKGEEGTFDFAFVDADKPNYINYHEQLLKLVKIGGIIAYDNTLWGGSVAESDEDKIASFLKTWKNDIIQFNNLLANDSRIELALLSIGDGLSLCKRLI, encoded by the exons ATGAAAGAAACGTTCAATCACCCCACTATTCTGAAAAGCCATGCACTGGGAAAG TACATTTTGGAAACATTTGCATACCCCAGAGAACATGAGCAACTCGAGGCAATAAGGAAGGCCACCATCGAAAAGTACAGCTACAT GAGCGCGATGAGTATAACGGCAGATGTGGGATCACTCCTATCAATGCTGGTGAAAATAATGAACGCCAAGAAAACGGTTGAAGTCGGGGTTTTCACTGGTTACTCACTCTTGTCGACTGCTCTTGCACTCCCTGATGATGGCAAA ATAATGGCTATTGACATAGACCGGGAAGCATATGAGACGGGATTGCCATTTATTCAAAAGGCAAAAGTGGAGCACAAAATTCAATTCATCCAGTCTGATGCCACTGAAGTTCTCAAGGGACTTTCTGCCAAA GGTGAAGAAGGGACATTTGACTTTGCATTTGTGGATGCGGATAAGCCTAATTACATAAACTACCACGAACAGCTATTGAAATTAGTCAAAATTGGAGGGATAATAGCTTATGACAATACCCTGTGGGGTGGATCAGTAGCAGAATCCGATGAGGATAAAATTGCAAGTTTTTTGAAGACCTGGAAAAATGATATAATTCAATTCAACAATTTATTGGCCAATGATTCTCGAATTGAGTTAGCTCTCCTTTCCATTGGAGATGGACTCAGTCTATGCAAACGTCTCATATAG